The following are encoded together in the Daucus carota subsp. sativus chromosome 5, DH1 v3.0, whole genome shotgun sequence genome:
- the LOC108221295 gene encoding F-box protein At3g07870 produces the protein MARKKRRTKKSMKQHKTEEFGKEITQTSLIDTVSESLVANIIAGLPIASICAWRCVGKLFLKLISENWFTKLYAEISPYITVVVNNNFGVHLVEFAKGYCQLYKSVIQINKAKIAGSCKGLILILVPCEIGEYWSPFIYCAQSHLYLCNPILGQYVRLPTHNKKNYSCRGKRTEVYGLGFNTITDKYMILRISTPVDPPHPIYKKRSEADVFIIGTNITWKRVGYLPYPSYQESLGDTMKGAFHWLFYNEMKNFTSLYAFNIEDERDYLIPFPLNIGNGKVNMSVGILNNCLCLFDNSHHAHFDIWSMKEYGVGESWVLKCILTASIPAGICKSTLHPLVALKDDGIIIKSGSGNFYIYDQKNMNFTRFEIDNVELLAESNYLAVHSSNFCSADLMSNGCVLVTELGARCSARISK, from the coding sequence ATGGCTCGCAAGAAAAGACGCACAAAGAAATCGATGAAGCAGCACAAGACGGAAGAATTTGGGAAAGAAATCACTCAGACAAGTTTGATTGACACTGTATCGGAGTCACTCGTTGCGAACATTATTGCAGGACTCCCAATTGCTTCTATATGTGCGTGGAGGTGCGTAGGTAAATTATTTCTTAAATTGATATCTGAAAATTGGTTTACAAAACTTTATGCTGAGATTTCCCCGTATATTACTGTTGTTGTTAACAATAATTTTGGGGTTCACTTAGTTGAGTTTGCAAAGGGATATTGTCAATTATATAAATCTGTTATCCAGATCAACAAAGCTAAAATTGCCGGCTCCTGTAAAGGCTTGATTCTTATTTTGGTTCCATGTGAAATTGGGGAATATTGGAGTCCTTTTATCTATTGTGCCCAATCTCATCTTTACCTTTGTAACCCAATTTTGGGGCAATATGTTCGCCTTCCAACACACAACAAAAAGAATTACAGTTGCCGTGGAAAAAGGACAGAAGTTTACGGGTTGGGTTTTAATACCATAACTGATAAGTATATGATTTTAAGAATTTCAACACCAGTAGACCCGCCACACccgatttataaaaaaagatctGAGGCTGATGTCTTTATTATTGGGACTAATATTACATGGAAGCGAGTGGGTTATCTTCCATATCCAAGTTATCAAGAATCTCTTGGGGATACTATGAAAGGAGCGTTTCATTGGTTGTTTTATAACGAGATGAAAAATTTTACATCTTTGTATGCATTCAACATCGAGGACGAGCGAGACTATCTGATTCCCTTTCCCCTTAATATAGGTAACGGCAAGGTTAATATGAGTGTTGGGATATTGAAcaattgtttgtgtttgtttgatAATTCACATCATGCTCATTTTGACATATGGTCGATGAAAGAGTATGGAGTTGGGGAGTCTTGGGTTTTAAAGTGTATTTTGACAGCCTCTATTCCTGCTGGCATATGTAAGTCAACACTTCACCCTCTAGTAGCTCTGAAAGATGATGGAATTATCATAAAGTCAGGAAGTGGTAACTTCTATATTTATGATCAGAAGAATATGAATTTCACCAGGTTTGAAATTGATAATGTGGAACTCTTAGCTGAATCTAACTATCTCGCAGTTCACTCATCAAACTTTTGTTCAGCCGATCTTATGTCAAACGGATGTGTGCTGGTCACGGAATTGGGTGCCAGATGTTCTGCGCGCATATCCAAGTGA
- the LOC108221066 gene encoding berberine bridge enzyme-like 8, which produces MKAARAPTSLTHFSLVFLSSFHLLFSFSAAEHYPGQAFIQCLIFQSNDSIANVVYSPNNASYEQIYEFSLRNPRLNNSNRLQPQVIVTPVSESQVQAVVRCAQQNHLRIRTRSGGHDFEGLSYSSTYDIPFVLLDMINLRNVSVNATARTATIGAGATLGEVYYWIYRASGTLAFPAGVWSTVGATGLICGGGYGVLRRKYGFAADNVLNVRIVDVYGNILDRESMGEDLFWALRGGGCSSFGVVLSWELNLVEVPETVAIFNISRTLEQNATQMILPFQTVARNLPVEVDLRVLMSTTISNTSVRPDNKTVRLSFTSTYLGPADELYKIIDKNLPEIGLLRSDIQDVSWIQAIMQGSFFPLFDEAPTPEDLLDRTFLADIPFKGKSDFVREPISEQGINGLWDKLLEVGPGETTLVFTPYGGVLDEYLESAIPFPNRNGTLYMVYMRVLWVGNTTQKLEWIRSLYGYLRPYVSRNPRRAYYNYNDLDLGMNNARGPINYITARRWGRSYFNNNFMRLVGVKTRVDPLNFFRHEQSIPPFSLAMVSDM; this is translated from the coding sequence ATGAAGGCAGCCAGAGCTCCCACTTCACTAACTCATTTTTCACTTGTTTTCCTCAGCTCATTTCATCTGCTCTTTTCATTTTCAGCTGCCGAACATTATCCTGGTCAGGCATTCATTCAGTGCCTCATCTTTCAATCAAATGACTCCATTGCTAATGTCGTCTACTCTCCTAACAATGCTTCATACGAACAAATTTACGAATTTTCGCTACGAAATCCTCGGCTTAATAACTCGAACCGGCTCCAGCCTCAAGTCATTGTGACGCCAGTATCCGAATCTCAAGTCCAAGCTGTGGTTCGATGCGCCCAACAGAACCACTTGAGGATTCGGACTAGGAGCGGCGGCCATGATTTTGAGGGTCTTTCGTATAGTAGCACGTATGATATTCCGTTTGTGTTACTCGATATGATTAATCTTCGAAATGTTAGTGTTAATGCGACTGCTAGAACAGCCACGATTGGCGCTGGTGCTACGCTGGGTGAAGTTTACTACTGGATTTACAGAGCCAGTGGTACGCTTGCTTTCCCTGCTGGTGTCTGGTCTACTGTGGGTGCTACTGGACTTATATGTGGTGGCGGATATGGTGTGCTGCGTCGTAAATATGGTTTCGCTGCAGACAATGTTCTGAACGTTCGGATAGTCGATGTTTATGGAAATATTCTTGATAGAGAATCAATGGGTGAGGATCTTTTTTGGGCTTTAAGAGGTGGCGGCTGTTCTAGCTTCGGAGTTGTTTTGTCTTGGGAGCTGAATCTAGTTGAAGTTCCGGAAACAGTTGCGATTTTCAATATCTCTCGAACACTAGAACAGAACGCTACGCAAATGATTCTCCCGTTCCAAACAGTTGCGCGAAATCTACCCGTTGAAGTTGATCTCAGAGTCCTTATGAGTACAACTATAAGCAACACAAGTGTTCGACCAGATAACAAAACAGTTCGGCTATCATTCACGAGTACATATCTCGGTCCAGCAGatgaattatataaaattattgataaaaatttaCCGGAGATAGGGTTATTGAGGTCGGACATTCAAGATGTCAGTTGGATTCAAGCAATAATGCAGGGCTCATTTTTCCCACTATTCGACGAAGCTCCCACTCCGGAAGATTTGCTTGACAGAACATTCTTAGCTGATATTCCTTTTAAAGGAAAATCAGATTTCGTGAGAGAACCTATATCTGAACAAGGCATAAATGGGCTGTGGGATAAGCTTCTAGAAGTTGGACCAGGTGAAACAACTCTCGTCTTTACACCATACGGAGGAGTTTTGGACGAGTACCTGGAATCTGCGATTCCATTCCCGAATAGGAATGGAACATTGTACATGGTTTACATGAGGGTGCTTTGGGTTGGGAACACAACACAGAAACTTGAATGGATTAGAAGCTTATACGGATACTTGAGGCCTTATGTTTCGAGGAATCCACGAAGGgcgtattataattataatgatcTTGATCTGGGAATGAACAATGCAAGAGGTCCTATCAATTATATCACAGCCAGGAGATGGGGAAGGTCCTACTTCAACAATAATTTTATGAGACTGGTTGGCGTGAAGACGCGGGTTGATCCTCTAAACTTCTTCAGGCACGAGCAAAGTATCCCTCCCTTTTCGCTGGCTATGGTCTCAGATATGTGA
- the LOC108221296 gene encoding uncharacterized protein LOC108221296 produces MEVYVDDMLVKSKREVDHVAHLSEMFEILRKYRMKLNPQKYVFGVESGKFLGFMVNHRGIEANPAKIKALLDMKSPATIKQEGETLVLYLAVSDYSISAVLVKEDEEGQSPIYYVSKRLLDAETRYTSMEKLVYALVHATRKLRLYFQAHKVEVRTAYPLRQIMHKPEVTGRMMKWAIELGQFDLDYKPSTAIKGQALADFILEFPEDGEKSGLLIKYDPDLPPQQTYPRENIPELWWILHTDGAVNNEGAGAGIVLVSPEGHRLLNAIHFTFQLSNNDVEYEALIGGLRLALEIKVRKLVIKVDSMLVVEHIKGGYQAKGPKTAIYLKCVQGLLDQFEEVQVNRVPREFNGDADALAKLASQKDPALLGVIRLEIQEVPSNPELEVTEIEDKGENPTWMTPI; encoded by the exons ATGGAAGTATACGTAGACGACATGTTGGTTAAATCAAAGAGAGAAGTTGACCATGTTGCTCACCTATCAGAGATGTTCGAAATCTTGAGGAAGTACAGGATGAAACTCAACCCGCAGAAATATGTGTTCGGAGTAGAGTCGGGGAAATTCCTCGGTTTTATGGTTAACCACAGAGGCATAGAGGCCAACCCGGCAAAAATCAAAGCGCTGTTGGACATGAAGTCTCCAGCTACCATCAAGCAG GAGGGAGAGACGCTTGTCCTTTACTTGGCCGTTTCGGACTACTCCATAAGTGCGGTATTGGTAAAAGAAGATGAGGAGGGGCAGTCCCCGATCTACTACGTGAGCAAGAGGTTGTTAGACGCGGAGACCCGCTACACGAGCATGGAGAAGCTGGTATATGCCCTGGTGCATGCAACTAGAAAACTGCGACTATACTTCCAGGCTCATAAGGTAGAAGTTAGGACGGCATACCCCCTCCGACAGATTATGCATAAACCGGAGGTGACCGGTAGAATGATGAAGTGGGCAATCGAGTTGGGGCAGTTTGACCTAGACTACAAGCCGAGCACCGCCATCAAGGGACAAGCCCTAGCAGATTTCATCTTGGAGTTCCCCGAAGATGGGGAGAAGTCTGGCCTCTTGATTAAATATGACCCCGACCTACCACCACAGCAGACATACCCCAGGGAAAACATACCCGAGCTCTGGTGGATATTGCACACAGATGGGGCCGTAAATAATGAAGGAGCGGGAGCCGGGATAGTATTGGTAAGTCCGGAAGGGCACAGACTCTTGAACGCAATTCATTTTACCTTCCAGCTCTCTAACAACGATGTAGAGTATGAAGCCCTGATCGGAGGGTTGAGGCTTGCCCTTGAAATAAAGGTGAGGAAGCTTGTTATAAAGGTCGACTCCATGCTGGTGGTCGAGCATATCAAAGGAGGATACCAAGCAAAAGGACCTAAAACGGCCATATATCTCAAATGCGTACAAGGACTGTTAGATCAGTTTGAAGAGGTGCAGGTGAACAGGGTACCTAGAGAATTCAACGGGGATGCTGACGCCCTCGCAAAGTTAGCATCTCAGAAAGACCCGGCCTTACTGGGAGTTATCCGCCTGGAGATACAGGAGGTACCTAGCAACCCCGAGCTTGAGGTAACGGAAATAGAAGACAAGGGTGAGAATCCAACATGGATGACCCCAATCTAG
- the LOC108222166 gene encoding berberine bridge enzyme-like 8: MKETSFSITYSSLVFLVSVLLLLPLSTAEDYPGQAFIECLIFRTNASVTNVTYTPNNASYEPIYEFSLRNPRFNNSDRLKPQVIVTPVSESQVQAVVRCAQQNHLRIRTRSGGHDFEGLSYSSTYDIPFVLLDMINLRNVSVNATARTATIGAGATLGEVYYWIYRASGTLAFPAGVWSTVGATGLICGGGYGVLRRKYGFAADNVLNVRIVDVYGNILDRESMGEDLFWALRGGSCSSFGVVLSWELNLVEVPQTVAIFNIFRTLEQNATQMILPFQTVARNLPYEVDLRVRISTILSNTSARPDNKTVQLTFTSVYLGPADELYRIVNTSLPEIGLLRSDVQDVTWIQAVMIGSFFPLFDEAPTPEDLLDRTFLADIPTKAKSDFVRAPISEQGINGLWDKLLEVEPGDTTVIFTPYGGVLDEYPESAIPFPNRNGTLYMVYMRVLWVGNTTQKLEWIRSLYEYLRPYVSSNPRRAYYNYNDLDLGLNNAIGPINYFNASRWGRSYFNNNFMRLVAVKTQVDPLNFFRHEQSIPPFSLAMFSDM, from the coding sequence ATGAAGGAAACCAGTTTTTCCATAACTTATTCTTCACTTGTTTTCCTCGTATCAGTTCTTCTGCTCCTTCCTTTGTCAACTGCCGAAGATTATCCTGGCCAGGCATTCATCGAGTGCCTCATTTTTCGAACTAATGCATCAGTTACGAATGTCACGTACACCCCTAACAATGCTTCTTACGAGCCCATATACGAATTCTCTCTGAGAAATCCCCGGTTTAATAACTCCGACAGGCTGAAGCCTCAAGTCATTGTCACGCCAGTATCCGAATCCCAAGTCCAAGCCGTGGTTCGATGCGCGCAGCAGAACCACTTGAGGATTCGGACTAGGAGTGGTGGCCATGATTTTGAGGGTCTTTCGTATAGTAGCACGTATGATATTCCGTTTGTGTTACTCGATATGATTAATCTTCGAAATGTTAGTGTTAATGCTACGGCTAGAACAGCCACGATTGGCGCTGGTGCTACGCTGGGTGAAGTTTACTACTGGATTTACAGAGCAAGCGGTACGCTTGCGTTCCCTGCTGGTGTCTGGTCTACTGTGGGAGCTACTGGACTTATTTGTGGTGGCGGATATGGTGTGCTGCGTCGTAAATATGGTTTCGCTGCAGACAATGTCCTCAACGTTCGGATTGTCGATGTTTATGGAAACATTCTTGATAGAGAATCAATGGGTGAAGATCTTTTTTGGGCTCTTAGAGGCGGTAGTTGTTCCAGCTTCGGTGTTGTTTTGTCATGGGAGCTCAATTTAGTTGAAGTTCCTCAAACAGTTgcgattttcaatatttttcgaACATTAGAACAGAACGCTACGCAAATGATCCTTCCGTTTCAAACAGTTGCGCGGAACCTACCTTATGAAGTTGATCTTAGAGTCCGTATTAGTACAATTTTAAGCAACACGAGTGCTCGACCCGATAACAAAACAGTTCAGCTAACATTCACAAGTGTATATCTTGGTCCAGCAGATGAACTATATCGGATCGTTAATACAAGTCTACCCGAGATAGGGCTATTGAGATCAGACGTTCAAGATGTCACTTGGATTCAAGCTGTAATGATTGGCTCATTTTTTCCCCTATTCGACGAAGCTCCCACTCCGGAAGATTTGCTTGACAGAACATTCTTAGCTGATATTCCTACTAAAGCAAAATCGGATTTCGTGAGAGCGCCTATTTCAGAACAGGGCATAAATGGGCTGTGGGATAAGCTTCTAGAGGTTGAACCGGGCGACACAACCGTTATCTTTACACCATACGGAGGAGTTCTGGACGAGTATCCGGAATCAGCTATTCCATTCCCGAATAGGAATGGAACATTGTACATGGTTTACATGAGGGTGCTTTGGGTTGGGAACACAACACAGAAACTTGAATGGATTAGAAGCTTATACGAATACTTGAGGCCTTATGTTTCGAGCAATCCACGAAGAGCGTATTATAACTATAATGATCTTGATCTGGGATTGAACAATGCAATAGGTCCAATCAACTATTTCAATGCTAGTAGATGGGGAAGATCCTACTTCAACAATAATTTTATGAGATTGGTTGCTGTGAAGACGCAGGTTGATCCTCTAAACTTCTTCCGACACGAGCAAAGTATCCCTCCCTTTTCGCTCGCTATGTTCTCAGATATGTGA